The sequence atttttattttagtggtcATGTTTATGTTAGTGTTTTtaagaatctttatttttacaaaaatcagcTGACATATGATTATCACATTGTTGTTTGTCTCGAATATtgagttcttttaaaaatttcataaattatggtTTTAAGACAGAGAGGAAATAAGTGTCTTAATCCTTTATATCTTTTTCTGGTTTTCCATCATCTCTTGTTTACAACCAAAAACCAGTTTTgagctttttatttttccttgttgCCGCATCACTTTTCCGTAACTCATAGAAATTGCATTTTTTTGACCAGTACCAGTGCACTCGCCTATATATTTTTGTGGACTCTCCTTCTTCAGACTATATCATTTTAGTGTTTAAACCTATCTTTACTCACTCAGCTGTCATTTTTTACCTATGCCATAAGTTTTGCTGTTTCTGCTATTTTGTTGCTATATAGATAACAAACTTCTGAAAAAATTGTACTTCTGTACTTTTTTTATGCCCCAATGTTTTATTATCGCCATGCTATCTTCTAATAGTTTGTCCTAGCGTGTTTGGAGCTTCGAAttacttttattggtttttaatttagttttatttttctcccCAGTTATCTATCACATACAACTATCATTatacaaggtttgataaaaattacatggaattttagtttttcaaaaattttttattcataaatattgattttgtcactTTCAAAGTACTCCTTTTCAGGTACAATACATTTATGCCAGTGCATTTTCCAATCTTTGGAAGGAATTTCCAGTATAGCTTTAGCGATTTTGTCTTTATCTATTCAGTGTTGGCAAAATGCCATCATTCATGGTTCTTTCCAGGTTGGagaataggaagaagtcacaggggGCCATAGAAAAGATAAACTGAGCTTTTATAGGGTTTaatgtgttttcaaaaatatttatatatcattatggACTTTGCAATTTTGGCTttgatggaaaaatttttttgtatataaaaaaaaagtgagagaTTGATTTATTATCACTTAATACTCAATATTTCTCTTTATTGGcgtcatatattatattaatgataataaccATAGCTTTTATCAGTTTGAAAGATTGTAATCACTGACACTGGTTATTGATATCTTTAATGTTAGGTTGCAATGAGATGGCAAACTGAACAAGAATTAATCACAGGTAAAGGGCAGTTTGTGTGTGGTGAAAAAAGATGTAGAAATGCAGACAATCTAAAAACATGGGAAGTTAACTTTGGGTATATTGAACATGGTGAAAAGAAAAATGCTCTTGTCAAATTACGTAAGTATGGTACATCTTTGACTTAAAGAAATTTTACCTTTTTCCTATTTATgggaaatttgaataataaattaattatcaatttgttATCTGCACTATAATGTAGtgtgaaagtgtttaaaaatgTACTGTAGTTTGTAACAGTAtagctaatttatttaatatagaatctTTAAATATGCTGGAAATTTACTTGTGCTTTACATTTTATTCTTGATATTCCTGAATGCTTCAGTAAAGTTTAccataaatgatatattttatacacgGATAACCTgacattttatattcatattttgaatcTGGATATGTCAAGacattgtattttaatagaaggttGTGATCTTCAGTTTGTGTTTTTGCCCATTAGATACAGTCTCCGCAATCACTATGTGTTGGCTTGGTTATTATAACTAATATcctaaagtttatttgtttttatcatattttaatttgttacttaatacTAGCGATACTACTTTTCTTCACCCAAATTATGAATTGTCCATCAAAAAAGAGAATGCACTTGTGAAATATCTTTGATTAAACTTGTATTAACTTGTTCattaatcatattttgaaatGATTGCCTAGCTTTTGCTCATATCTATTTTCtgagtgaaataaattaataatcaaaacaaataatatacaaaGCTGGATAATATTTgctacaacaaatttaaattcctCTGCCATAGGCAAGGtaacatccaaaaaaatattttagaaaaagttgttcaaactttaataaattaaattttattattattttttttaaatttattgcagtaTTTACAAGAGGGAGGAAGggtttgataaaaaatgaatgtgtGCTTGTGGCATATTTTGAAATCAACTTTGCTTAAGTATGAATTTGGACAAAACTAATCAACCCCCTTTTTTCCAGGATGTATGTAGAATGGATGAATTGATATTTCACAAAAATGCCTAGTATATGCATTTACATCTTtcattacagttttatattttgcattattgTTTTTCAGAATAAAGCTGACTGTATTGTTCAGGACCTTTTTGATTAATTCATAAAATCAGATAGCATTTGCAATGACTTCATCTGAATGTTTTTTACCATTTCTtactaaatctgaaattttaattaaatattaaaaaaaaactagctgaACATGAACTATGATTCCCTCTGGAATTTGGcaatatttttaccttaatttttgttaaagtgtcacatgaaaatattttaaagatcagAATTCAGACACTATAACAATCTAGTATTAAGTAACAATGATGACAAACAAAAAGTATCTTTAAACTGCCTTATATAGAGTATACATATAGACTACATCTTACGTCTGCATCTACGTTTTACATATAGACTATGTAatttaaacatacattaaaaaaagcctGAACTTCCTCCTTttcttaaatttagttaaaagttttataactgtttatttcaatactaaaatttagtattctcttaattttttgcAGGGCTTTGTTCAGATtgttctgtaaaattaaattataaacataagcgaaaagaaattaaaagaaagagattaaaaaaattagatgggAAACATAGTATTAAAAGTGGATCTAAAATAAGGAATGAAGTAAATAATGGAACAAGTTGTACAGAAGGTGAAGATAAAGGAGAAAGTGAAGATTTAGAAGCAGAGAATAATGTATGGAAAGAGACAAATGCAAATCTTGATGAACCATCTAGAGATGAAGAATTTGAAGAGTACTTGGAACATTTATTGttgtgaattaatattattgtctaaaaattattgaatttaaacttAATCAAAGAATATGATAAGTAGagcttaatttttcattatgtgCAGTCTTGTTCCTATTTCCATTTTAGAtacagtattgttaaaaataagttaagttaCACGTTGCCTTGTTTACATATCATCCATTTAAAATCCAACTTACgacattaatgttattttaaaacacttgAGATTAATATCAGTGTGGTTTTAAACTATGCCAAATAAATACACTTATGTTTTTGATCagaacactaaatatttttatttagtattgctGCTATAAGTTATCTCAGTAGCTAACAGCATGAGTTTGCTTTGTTGGtttctgtattaataaattaataagtagaaCTGCTCATGGTCTTATGaccatgtaaattaataaattacacataacCCATAAATTAATTATGGTATGCCTTTGAATGgtataacacaaaatttaaaatttaggtttttagaCAATAGCAGTATAAAAATTGATGCACAAAAGATGGCATAAATGTCGCCTGGCCATTAGTAGTACTTGATATCTGAGATTAtcctttctatttttcattaatcttctcTTTTGTTACATAACAAAACTCTTCTCAGTAAAATTTTTACCAATCCACTTTTAATATTGCTTATACAtaccaatattatatttttataaatatatcatttgaaaaattaactttgcttaaaataaaatcttttatcggATTGTAACTACTATCTGTattgttcatttatatttatttgactttTATAATGGAGCAGTGcatgctttattttatatattatgttatatgttAAATGCATATacaatactgaaaaaaacaatgtgatttttactttcctaacTATTGTATAGTAATGTTATAGATCTAATGTTGGGTTTGAGGTCTAAACTGGTAAAAAAGCACCAGGCAAAGTAGAAAAGGAAATTGTAGCTAAAGCAGTGCTTTcttgtaaaagattttctttgtaaaaatcaCTTACTGTAAGTAGATAACTTTTAAATTCTTGTGATTtttgatatatttgaaaaaaaagaaggattctGTGCTTGTACTGTCAAATCAAAGCAATTACCAATATTAAAGGAAGACAAAAACCTGAAAAATGAAAATGCtttcattacaaataaagaaCTAGCCTCTTATGGGTTGTCAAAACAGTTAAATAATCTAGAATTTAGAGGATAGTTGTATGGCGCTCTCATGGCTAAAGAGAGTTGAAGTTAGTGGTACAAAAAGACTAAACAAACAATCACAAACCTTATATTGATGCCAGTATTTGTCTAGAGCAAGCATTACACATACCTGAATATTTCATAACGATCGGTTGGGGTTGTTCTGTGTGTTGCTTTGTGTGTTGGAGAAGACGAGAACAAACTGTTTTCTTTCAATTGTCTCATCAAAGTTAaaagttgtcaattttttttcatggttttacttagatttttaaattattacaaagaatcttcaagaataaaataaatttctttcagcTATTgtcattgtaatataaatattttattgttgtactaGTTATATTAATCTCAGAAGGTGGTTAGCTAAACTGAACATCACTCATagctttcacaaaaatatttgctTGGTGGTCAACCATACTGACCTCATTTAAAGCTAAAATTTCAGGCCAGCTGGattgattaatttttagtttcaatgTGAATCACCTCCTatcagtagaataatttataatataagaaaacttCACACTTTTTTGAAGTATCTTGTGCAAATAAGGTAACTTATATTAGCTCTGTGCCTCAAAGAGTTTGTTGCGATGTCGACGAGACACCGTTGGTCAATAGcattgcggtagattttagagcaagtgtggactgtatgtgttcataggtgatgaatgaagacaacaccttgttaattactgaaggattgtttaattgtacgctgTCTTGgcagtttaaaagaattttgtaacataacacttgtaacttataacttaactttaaagataGTAAACATGAgctaaataaaacctaaaataatgttcattccaacaagaattgagagagtccatccggacACAACGCCTTGGGTTAGGTATGAGTGTAGACTGATTTAGATGACACTACGTACAGTGCTCAAGGGAGTAGTGAGATGGTCTAATGACCATAGTTTGCTATGGGGACCCTAGCCACTGTTAGGTTTCGGCACCCAACAGCAAGAGGGGGTGAAAATGTAACAGAGTTAATCTCTGCACGAACTTCCAGTTTTTCCACTTTTCAAAAAATGCCCTAATCCTCCAATTTGATGAACTGTAAATGCTATATTAAGTGATGCAGCGACTTCAGCTTCTTAtagtaaactaatgaagaatggaaTCATATGATGCTGTCAAAAAATTAAGTGTACTAATACTATCTCTGTGTGAGGCCTGGAACTTTCCACCCTGCTCTCATATTATGGGgtatatatatggttttttctGAGTTACACATGATCATTAACTGTGTTGCCAAAAAATACTCAGGCTATTATGGCTTTACACTTGCTATTCTTACACATAAAACTTGCTGAACTTAACCATTTTGAGGATAATGGTTATCTCTTCTTTTTCTAAAGTCTGACCTGTACAGAGTCTACCTGTGATCTGAATGAGTTAGTGTCACTCTTGTATCTGAGATTGCAACACTCAAATAATCCACCTCATGAGCCACCACATTAGTTGCATCCCTGTCTGTGCCTCTCGCTGAGGAAGACCAAGCAAGACTGCACTGTATATGTGCACTAGAGGAATTAGAGCCTTCCTAACAACGTGGATATGTCGATCAGTTGGCTGTACCTCTGACTTTTAAGGTTAAGGTCTCTGTAGCAGGAGAGATTTTTCCTTTAGATACATAATGTATTAATGATctatctttcaattttttgttttatttaatc comes from Lycorma delicatula isolate Av1 chromosome 3, ASM4794821v1, whole genome shotgun sequence and encodes:
- the LOC142321968 gene encoding protein FRA10AC1 homolog → MDCSSYNHLLRLTPYELHKKLINHYVLTKKGATALLNRDSSRDKRDIDVIRENHRFLWNDGSEPDTWEERLARKYYDKLFKEYCICDLIYYKENKVAMRWQTEQELITGKGQFVCGEKRCRNADNLKTWEVNFGYIEHGEKKNALVKLRLCSDCSVKLNYKHKRKEIKRKRLKKLDGKHSIKSGSKIRNEVNNGTSCTEGEDKGESEDLEAENNVWKETNANLDEPSRDEEFEEYLEHLLL